Proteins found in one Amycolatopsis aidingensis genomic segment:
- the merB gene encoding organomercurial lyase — translation MDIVFRPETSSDHECRGLALLWRLAEGEPVTLLALAAAQGQPVATVQRALAGWPDVEYDEQGRIVGAGPILRPTRHRFEIEGRRLYTWCAMDTLVYPRLLGRPARITSACHALGTPIHLTIDDTGVTGLEPPTAVISLVTPEDLTSARSAFCSTCISSPAPRPPARRSTRTPTPPYSPWPRPTSPATASPGRPTRPPTPAAEAVRNRKPPSARVWVTGGL, via the coding sequence GTGGACATCGTCTTCCGTCCCGAAACCAGCAGTGACCACGAATGCCGAGGGCTGGCGTTGTTGTGGCGGCTGGCCGAGGGCGAGCCGGTCACCCTGCTGGCCCTTGCCGCCGCCCAGGGGCAACCGGTCGCCACCGTGCAGCGGGCGCTGGCCGGCTGGCCGGACGTCGAGTACGACGAGCAGGGGCGGATCGTCGGCGCGGGCCCCATCCTGCGCCCCACCCGGCACCGGTTCGAGATCGAAGGACGACGGCTCTACACCTGGTGTGCCATGGACACCCTCGTCTATCCCCGGCTGCTCGGCCGCCCGGCCCGGATCACCTCCGCGTGCCACGCCCTCGGAACACCCATCCACCTCACCATCGACGACACCGGGGTGACCGGCCTCGAACCGCCGACCGCAGTGATCTCGCTCGTCACCCCCGAGGACCTCACCTCCGCGCGTTCCGCGTTCTGCAGCACGTGCATTTCTTCGCCAGCTCCACGGCCGCCCGCCCGTCGCTCGACCAGAACCCCGACGCCGCCGTACTCCCCGTGGCCGAGGCCTACCAGCCCGGCCACAGCCTCACCGGGACGCCCGACCCGTCCCCCAACACCTGCTGCTGAGGCCGTACGCAACCGAAAACCACCGAGCGCCCGCGTATGGGTGACGGGGGGTCTGTAA
- a CDS encoding HNH endonuclease — protein sequence MAIEPAGAYLRQMAAGSTKRLKLSQPAKDWLWSESGGHCQNPHCRVDLHVFVERDGMRIGEFAHIIPASAVGPRADEASDLTALDRAQPENILLLCPTCHTISDKAPLAYPSEKLRGWKEQSQRARAQAFGTPAFETRAQAREHVAALLDANRAVFDLYGPRAGVFDDDRADQWRRHVVSTIIPNNQALQRVLHANRGLLTSDEKATFHVWAVHAQELEERHQAGDWTAGSTRFPSAMASILEDEQ from the coding sequence ATGGCCATTGAACCGGCAGGCGCATACCTTCGCCAGATGGCCGCTGGATCGACTAAGCGGCTGAAGCTTTCTCAGCCGGCGAAGGACTGGCTGTGGTCGGAGTCAGGCGGGCACTGCCAAAATCCGCATTGTCGGGTTGATCTGCACGTTTTCGTCGAGCGCGACGGCATGCGCATCGGTGAGTTCGCCCACATCATCCCAGCCAGTGCCGTCGGTCCGCGAGCTGACGAGGCCTCGGACCTCACCGCGCTGGATCGTGCGCAGCCGGAGAACATCCTCCTACTGTGCCCAACCTGTCACACCATCAGCGACAAGGCCCCGCTGGCCTACCCGTCCGAGAAGCTGCGCGGCTGGAAGGAACAGAGTCAGCGAGCACGCGCCCAAGCGTTCGGCACCCCAGCGTTCGAGACGCGAGCGCAAGCCCGCGAACACGTTGCGGCGTTGCTGGACGCCAACAGGGCCGTGTTCGATCTCTACGGCCCTCGCGCAGGTGTCTTCGACGACGACCGCGCCGACCAGTGGCGACGCCATGTCGTCAGCACGATCATCCCGAACAACCAGGCGCTGCAACGGGTGCTGCACGCCAACCGCGGGCTGCTCACGTCCGATGAGAAGGCCACATTCCACGTGTGGGCCGTCCACGCCCAAGAGCTTGAAGAACGTCACCAGGCTGGCGACTGGACTGCCGGGTCAACCCGGTTCCCGTCTGCGATGGCCTCGATCCTGGAGGACGAGCAGTGA